One Pongo abelii isolate AG06213 chromosome 12, NHGRI_mPonAbe1-v2.0_pri, whole genome shotgun sequence DNA segment encodes these proteins:
- the LOC129057522 gene encoding ankyrin repeat domain-containing protein 36B-like, which yields MEDYQLERWPALRERLCSDGFSFPQYHIKSSHLRRIHRAVFYGNLEKLEYLLLKYHDANERDKEERTALHLACATGQPKMVFLLVSRRCELNIYDREGRTPLIKAVQLRQEACATILLQNGADPNIMDFFGRTALHYAVYSEDTSMIEKLLLYGTNIEECGKV from the exons ATGGAAGACTACCAGCTGGAGAGGTGGCCCGCCCTCAGGGAGCGCTTGTGCTCGGATGGCTTCTCATTTCCCCAATACCACATTAAATCGTCTCATCTGAGGAGGATCCACAGAGCTGTCTTCTATGGTAATCTGGAGAAACTGGAGTACCTTCTGCTCAAGTATCATGACGCCAATGAGAGAGACAAGGAGGAAAG GACTGCCCTACATTTGGCCTGTGCCACTGGCCAACCGAAAATGGTATTTCTTCTGGTGTCCAGAAGATGTGAGCTTAACATCTACGACCGTGAAGGCAGGACACCTCTGATCAAG GCTGTacaactgaggcaggaggcttgtgCAACTATTCTGCTGCAAAATGGCGCCGATCCAAATATTATGGATTTCTTTGGAAGGACTGCTCTACACTATGCTGTGTATAGTGAAGATACATCCATGATAGAAAAACTTCTTTTATATGGTACAAATATTGAAGAATGCGGCAAGGTATAG